The stretch of DNA CGGTTCCCATAGGATTCCTCATTATATAGTCGTTTATCTTGCCCCTGAATTTTGACCACTCCGACTTTGGTAAACTCGGATCCCAATCCCCATGCTCTATAGCCCACTTTTTATTTATTATAACAAAAGCGTAGTCACTGGCTAGTATTCTTAAGAAGGGTGCGAACGGTTTTTTCAGTTTGAACACGACTGTGTATTTGTCGATGGCCCTTATAGCTTGGTCTATCTGGTCGGGATCCCATTCGTCTATGAGGAACGGCTTTATCTGCCTCACGTGGCCTTGTGGAAGGTCTAGCACCAGTAGACGTTTAAACGAATATTCTACGTCGTAGGCTGTTAACTCCTCTCCGTTGTGGAACTTAACCCCCTTCCTGATATAGAATATGTACGTTGTGCCGTTGTCCTTGATCTCCCACCTTTCAGCTAGCCAAGGCTTTATCTCCTTAAAGTTTTTAGTGGTCCACACTAGCCTTTCATATACATTGTCTATTATTTCTGCTGATGCGGTATCGTGCGCAAAGGCCGGATCTAGACCCTGGGGCTCACCTATCCTGGCGACTATAATAGTGTCTGGGTGCTTCAACTGTATCGCTGGACCTTTCTTCTCTTCTACAACTCTAATTGTTTTTATGGCGGAGGCGGTTTTTCCATTTACAGCCTTAACAGTAAGTTTTACGGGATATGATCCTGGCTTTTCGAACGTGTGTGTTACACTCTTTCCAGTAGCTGTCGTGCCGTCGCCAAAATCCCATACATACTCTGTTATCGCTTCTACAGACTTAACAATGCTTACTTTATCATCCTCCTTCTTCTCTACCCACGCCCAAGAGGAGGACCCGTCAAATGAGACTTCTTCCCCAGGTGTAACGATATCTTTGTCGCTAGATATTACAGCTACCGGAGGCGAGTCGGGCGACTGGGGTATATCTCCTATCTCAACTGTTATGTATAGCAAAGTCTCGTCATTAGTATCCACAGCTCCCTTGTCGTCCTTAACCGTAAGGACCACTATATACGATCCTGGCAGTTCATAAGCGTGAGAAACTTTGGCCCCAAATGCTGTCGTGCCGTCGCCAAAATCCCATACATATTCAACGATTTTCCCGTCCGGGTCTTTTGAGAGAGTTCCATCGAACTCTATAACCTCACCAACTTTAGCAAAGAGTGATGAGGCCCTAGCTATGGCGTAAGGCGGGTTATTAACTTCAGGCGCAATAGTCTCCTTAGGAGCTTCGGTGGGGCTAGCAACAGTTTCTGTTGTAGTAGGGCTGGCTGTCTCGCCTCCTCCCGGAGTTGTAAATAATTGCCATGCAGCCACGATTATAAATACTATAATTAAAGCTGCTATGGCTATTCTCACTCCTATAGAACGGCTATTCGACATCCACCTCACCTAACGTTGTCACTTTTACACTTAGATTTTTGGGCACCTCTATATAAACTTTTTTGAAAATTTATTTTTTATAATATAAAGGTACAAAGTAATATTTTGAAAAATTTTTAAAGAAAATAAAAGTTCTCTAACATCTAATTTATACATGTAAAAAATTGATGATTACCAAAAAAGTTTATTTTTCGTCTTAAGTGTTAAAAATTGATTCAACCCTACTGTCGAATTTACATAATGTGAACTATTATTTATGTTAGTGTAAGGAAGATATACATATTCTTTTATAAAAATGATTGAGAGTTCCAACAGGATACATCCTTAGGATATCCAGAATTATGCTGCTTTTCGAGCCATCAAGCTTTGCTTTATGACTAGTCATGATAATATGGAACTTAACTACAACTGTAGTTACGCAGTAGCAGGGTGTGTTGGCTGTGGGCGATAGCTTACTCTGTAGCGTTGACGTTGGAACCTCTGGGATTAGGCTAAGTTTATACGGTGAGGACCTAGGGCTAGTGGCCAGATATACCGAAGAGCTCACTCTCTACTATAGTGGGAATAGGGTTGAGCAGGACGCCTTGATTCTTGCGGCTAATGTTAGGGATATGCTGGGGAAGGCGGCGAGGTCAGGGTGTAATGTAGTAGGCCTGTCCATCTATAGGGGTTCTGTGGTTGCTTGGAGAAATGGTAAACCACTAAGTGATGTGATTACGTGGATGGATTCAAGGGGTTTGGAGGAATATTCGAAACTCCCTCTCGGTGCCAGGCTTGTTTCGAAATCGCCTGTGTTGGGGAAGGCTCTAAAGCCTGGGTCTCCAGCGCTTGTGATGAGGCGGCTATGGCTCAACCACCCGGGAGCCAGGATTTGGAGCATTGACGGGTTCCTTTCTGACATGTTAACCGGAGAGTTTACAAGTGATCCTGGTCAGGCCGCCCTAACAGGCCTTGTGAGCCCCTACAGCTTGAAACCACTCAGCCTCGTTATCAGACTTCTAGGTCTAAGGGGGCTTGAGCTACCAAGGCTTAGGCTTCACAACGAGCCCTTAACACGGGTTGGAGGGGTTCTTGTGGGGCCTATGGTTGCGGACCAGCAGGCTGCATCAATAGGCCTGGGCTGCTTAAGGCCGGGGTGTGTTAAGGCCACCCTTGGGACAGGCCTTTTCCTGGACGCGCCAGTTGAGGGCAAGCCTCCCCTCTTCACCGGGGATCTCATACCCGTTGTTAACCTCGCCCTGCCCGGGCGGGTCTACTATGGTCTTGAGGGCTTCGCTGCTGGTGTGGGTATGGTTTTCGACGCTTTCGCGAGGGTTCTAGGCGGGTTTAGCGTGTTGGAGGAGAAGGCGTTGGAGCCTGCTGATCCGGCTCCCGTGGTTCCGGTGCTCGCAGGCCTCAGAACGCCGTATAGGCCGCTCCTGCGGGGTGCGGTGCTCGGCGTATCTCCGGGTTTCACTGCAGCTTCTCTCGCCAAGGGTCTCATAATAGGCACCCTACTGACAGTGCTCTCCATCTATAGGGAGCTCGCCCGTAGGATGGGGGGTTTCGGGGAGCTCAGAATAGGAGGAGGGCTCTCCAGGCTAGGCC from Aeropyrum pernix K1 encodes:
- a CDS encoding ABC transporter substrate-binding protein — its product is MSNSRSIGVRIAIAALIIVFIIVAAWQLFTTPGGGETASPTTTETVASPTEAPKETIAPEVNNPPYAIARASSLFAKVGEVIEFDGTLSKDPDGKIVEYVWDFGDGTTAFGAKVSHAYELPGSYIVVLTVKDDKGAVDTNDETLLYITVEIGDIPQSPDSPPVAVISSDKDIVTPGEEVSFDGSSSWAWVEKKEDDKVSIVKSVEAITEYVWDFGDGTTATGKSVTHTFEKPGSYPVKLTVKAVNGKTASAIKTIRVVEEKKGPAIQLKHPDTIIVARIGEPQGLDPAFAHDTASAEIIDNVYERLVWTTKNFKEIKPWLAERWEIKDNGTTYIFYIRKGVKFHNGEELTAYDVEYSFKRLLVLDLPQGHVRQIKPFLIDEWDPDQIDQAIRAIDKYTVVFKLKKPFAPFLRILASDYAFVIINKKWAIEHGDWDPSLPKSEWSKFRGKINDYIMRNPMGTGPYKMVEWVPGQRIVLERFEDYWQGPAPTKRVVIMFVPELSTRLLMLKNGDVDIADIPVSYKSQVENVPGITIFTGAATNVVEFIQFNFNISKIPEGDTIWPDFFTDVNVRKAFAYAFPYEEFIEKAYQGLAIRARACVPPGWPGYVEAYNYEYDPEKAAEYFKKAWGGRVWEEGFVITAFYNAGNEQRRIALELLAESLQKINPKFKLRVQALDWPVYLEKMENFELPLFAIGDWINYLDPHIAVEQQLASYSLFQSLGGGYSNPKVDELIKQAALETDPQKREELYKQIQLIALREDVPQIYTVYPTVFVVMRDWIQGYFYNPFYGGIWYYALTKG
- a CDS encoding FGGY family carbohydrate kinase; its protein translation is MGDSLLCSVDVGTSGIRLSLYGEDLGLVARYTEELTLYYSGNRVEQDALILAANVRDMLGKAARSGCNVVGLSIYRGSVVAWRNGKPLSDVITWMDSRGLEEYSKLPLGARLVSKSPVLGKALKPGSPALVMRRLWLNHPGARIWSIDGFLSDMLTGEFTSDPGQAALTGLVSPYSLKPLSLVIRLLGLRGLELPRLRLHNEPLTRVGGVLVGPMVADQQAASIGLGCLRPGCVKATLGTGLFLDAPVEGKPPLFTGDLIPVVNLALPGRVYYGLEGFAAGVGMVFDAFARVLGGFSVLEEKALEPADPAPVVPVLAGLRTPYRPLLRGAVLGVSPGFTAASLAKGLIIGTLLTVLSIYRELARRMGGFGELRIGGGLSRLGLLASSIASAVGVKVYRSVDYNDSARGAALVAGYASDLISREELLNPPVSLVEVEPLEELSLSGVDAWLGLVDALASEDFSRRLEEIRRSSFRR